One window of the Babesia bovis T2Bo chromosome 2, whole genome shotgun sequence genome contains the following:
- a CDS encoding putative phenylalanine-tRNA ligase, protein MCRLWPLLILSFIWTLLESGVNTLTWNIAIYGLEGPKISTIMALFNYVAVHSTAFLRPTSHRRYKRLLGALQAAQLHSYVGIPKHIKSKMGRRLDIDLRNPVGQTAELIKQFFREQVEENESPGSHYGYIACDNEPVTIRDNFDELQVPLDHVSRKPCDNYYVSEDYVHNFDRHVMESYPSILSDAPTGTYCNKIINRIAEELGHSVYKVLPTHATSHLPNILRNGIRRAIYSGQVFRRDTIDSQHYPVFHQMDGVKIFTRSELQRIKRQHGDSSLLLSDDAVILSHLKSTLEKLIRHLFRNVAKPVGDTERRCFEELNLYTASDDWMMWDADTSFPFTDPSLELHVKQDGKWVEILGCGKLKNIIIDNILKKHFVVNDTTDLNEDIVGGWAFGLGLERLAMVLCNITDIRQFWEDDERFMRQYSTFSQDGKLRIFKPYSKNPPVSRDISFYLDGPNYTKGKFDEYQFRHIFEELSRDYVEDITLLSQYTHPETGRKSLCYRVIYRAMGENLTNAFVNDIHQRALNKMLDLFNIELR, encoded by the exons ATGTGCAGACTCTGGCCACTATTGATTCTTTCTTTTATTTGGACACTTTTGGAATCAGGAGTCAACACACTAACCTGGAATATAGCTATATATGGTTTAGAAGGtccaaaaatatcaacaatAATGGCCCTTTTCAATTACGTGGCGGTACACTCAACCGCGTTCCTTCGACCGACGTCTCATAGGCGTTATAAGCGACTATTAGGAGCGTTACAGGCTGCTCAATTGCATTCTTATGTTGGAATCCctaaacatataaagtcAAAAATGGGACGTAGACTCGATATTGACTTACGAAATCCAGTAGGACAGACTGCAGAATTGATAAAGCAATTCTTTCGGGAGCAAGTCGAAGAAAATGAGTCACCAGGGAGTCACTATGGCTACATAGCATGTGACAATGAGCCTGTAACTATAAGAGATAATTTTGATGAATTACAGGTACCTCTAGACCATGTAAGTAGGAAGCCATGTGACAACTATTATGTGTCTGAGGATTATGTACATAATTTTGACAGACATGTTATGGAATCGTATCCTTCTATATTGTCCGATGCGCCAACTGGCACATATTGCAACAAGATTATAAATCGCATCGCGGAAGAACTAGGCCATTCCGTGTATAAGGTGTTGCCAACGCACGCCACATCGCATCTTCCTAATATATTACGAAATGGCATCAGAAGGGCCATATATTCTG GTCAGGTCTTTAGACGAGACACAATAGATTCCCAGCACTACCCCGTATTTCACCAAATGGACGGTGTAAAAATATTCACTCGTAGTGAACTCCAACGTATAAAACGGCAACACGGTGATTCATCATTACTATTAAGCGATGATGCGGTGATTTTATCACATTTAAAAAGTACATTGGAGAAGCTTATAAGGCATCTATTCAGGAATGTAGCTAAGCCTGTAGGCGATACAGAACGCCGTTGTTTTGAGGAATTGAATCTCTATACAGCATCAGATGATTGGATGATGTGGGATGCAGACACTTCATTTCCATTCACTGATCCTTCATTAGAGCTTCATGTGAAGCAGGATGGAAAGTGGGTTGAAATTCTTGGTTGCGGTAAACTTAAGAATATTATTATTGATAACATTTTAAAGAAGCATTTTGTTGTTAATGATACTACTGATTTGAATGAGGATATTGTTGGCGGCTGGGCTTTTGGATTGGGCTTGGAACGCTTGGCTATGGTACTATGCAATATCACTGATATTCGTCAATTTTGGGAAGATGACGAACGATTCATGCGCCAATATAGTACATTTTCACAGGATGGTAAGCTGAGAATTTTCAAACCGTATAGCAAAAACCCACCGGTGTCACGTGACATATCATTTTATCTCGATGGCCCCAATTACACCAAAGGAAAGTTTGATGAATATCAATTTCGGCATATATTTGAAGAGTTATCGCGAGATTACGTGGAGGACATTACACTACTATCGCAATACACCCATCCTGAAACAGGACGCAAAAGCCTATGCTATCGAGTGATATATCGTGCTATGGGTGAGAACCTAACTAACGCCTTTGTCAATGACATTCATCAGCGTGCTCTTAATAAAATGTTGGACCTGTTTAACATAGAGTTACGCTAA
- a CDS encoding mac/perforin domain containing protein, translating to MKFILIPVFAVFSVVFSPSTINVFAKTLAKENEFNASAANNIPEDDVLAFIEANNGEEGLENGNEEIRYNVNDSEFDSDEGEKNSPFDSVNDDKKNVDDDNDRDSKFIEMNYDNQVEDAKSSLLELGVSKVGHARPSIRAKKVAKTPLLRRKANGDSRPIPKKRSAGGAAATSRRPSTRRGNNLSSTTTNKPIKPVASPGNKRTMGDRNAARIGRRQRNNGIRSANAAKSAGKKWTAGLRSKKKTDETVTPTKLADTSATPSATDAPVAKKKSIIRRGLTAAAKGMGAATVSAAAGVGAKTLIGDEPLEGVLPNGLFGSKKNNESADVDEEDYAEDVDSDDSMPKMASSTARTRGQLSRRRGDDYDVLDEDADTDIYDSGMINRPQRKNAKNSIVLPATGDLYDDEPNNRNSKKQFVSEGPGSDPALTDRDFEEAMKLLDKETNKYKNKVEDGNDVEETSTGDELFEDIKSDYDVVKQMNQNHEDEVALAMPPPVRGLRKAINNNNNITPRYATSSSNNRSHHRIPEQTTETNYNPNINFIERSHSDANKTKRKHAKKDYRQGTFDNSVFNTSSTNDEGSVFDGLDTFDEENDFDDSIVESPKSTNIKGEYIDESDYKDYMDDILYGDDVPEKSFMDDIDDRGSLDLLDDNVNKNSRKYKFDNLDPEQESENDLLLAGYDDNDGDDPFYEEESEADNEGDKDWVGVNDEDLDDDIDKKPSEDNAIRKDEKNADESAHNEQGGEYVNPNHNMDDDPFYEEESEADNEGDKDWVGVNDEDLDDDIDKKPSEDNAIRKDEKNADESAHNEQGGEYVNPNHNMDDDPFYEEESEADNEGDKDWVDVNDEDLDDDIDSPPTHELPEDASMDAMMHLEDEDDEDHGENEDADINEEINDVESPSGLEYLGAGYDLLKGNPMGDTIILLDPGYRASVVQMHWRDDAEGLSNSRHFIQPKGAWVRPYTSCHKGETISEVAKTQSLDNVLSADASVSASLPGDKFKFAASVNYNNIKKAYDSKGVNTYVSRSYCFNFVAGIPMSIKWDTTQAFQAALKGLPKTFQEEGNGLVCHPYDYLVHPRSQACKELGVTAWMQFFTVFGTHVTTKVYLGGKMLTIIETKSSQEADLKKKGIDVKAELSVQAEVATVDASVNASTSSLHNRDTESLDTKKSMFVIGGDIYGDGNTIVFNDWAATVPENSMPIKAEYTPLAMIMGHEYMKAYNDAYLFYGKVSVGAV from the exons ATGAAGTTCATACTGATTCCCGTTTTTGCGGTGTTTTCAGTGGTGTTTTCACCCTCCACCATCAATGTCTTTGCCAAAACTTTGGCCAAAGAGAACGAGTTTAACGCATCCGCAGCAAATAACATTCCTGAGGATGATGTATTAGCATTTATTGAAGCTAATAATGGCGAGGAAGGATTAGAAAATGGAAATGAAGAAATAAGATATAATGTAAATGATTCTGAGTTCGACTCTGATGAAGGTGAAAAGAATTCCCCATTCGATTCAGTTAATGATGACAAGAAAAATGTAGATGATGATAATGATCGTGATTCTAAATTTATAGAAATGAACTATGATAATCAGGTTGAAGATGCTAAAAGCAGTCTGTTGGAATTGGGCGTATCCAAAGTTGGACATGCTAGACCTTCCATTCGAGCTAAAAAGGTTGCAAAGACTCCACTTTTAAGACGCAAGGCTAATGGTGATTCACGGCCTATACCAAAAAAGCGCAGTGCAGGGGGCGCCGCTGCAACGAGTAGAAGACCATCGACAAGAAGGGGTAATAATCTATCTTCTACCACAACTAACAAACCCATTAAACCTGTAGCATCTCCTGGAAACAAAAGAACCATGGGTGATAGAAATGCTGCTAGAATCGGTAGGAGGCAAAGAAACAATGGTATTAGGTCTGCCAATGCTGCCAAATCAGCCGGAAAGAAATGGACTGCTGGTTTAAGATCAAAGAAAAAAACGGATGAGACAGTAACTCCGACTAAATTAGCTGATACATCCGCTACGCCAAGTGCTACTGATGCTCCAGTTGCAAAGAAGAAATCTATCATTAGACGTGGCCTCACCGCCGCTGCTAAAGGGATGGGTGCAGCCACTGTATCTGCCGCAGCAGGTGTCGGAGCTAAGACTCTTATAGGTGATGAGCCTCTTGAAGGCGTGCTTCCAAATGGTTTATTTGGATCTAAGAAAAACAACGAAAGTGCAGATGTCGATGAGGAAGATTATGCTGAAGATGTAGATTCTGATGATTCCATGCCTAAAATGGCATCGTCCACTGCGAGGACACGTGGGCAACTTTCAAGAAGAAGAGGTGATGATTATGACGTTCTAGATGAAGATGCAGATAccgatatatatgatagcGGCATGATTAATAGACCCCAAAGGAAGAATGCTAAAAATAGCATAGTGTTACCAGCCACTGGTGATTTATATGATGACGAGCCGAATAATAGAAATTCGAAAAAACAATTTGTATCTGAAGGACCCGGATCAGATCCTGCATTGACTGATCGTGATTTTGAAGAAGCAATGAAATTGTTGGACAAGGAGACtaataaatacaaaaataaGGTTGAAGATGGAAACGACGTTGAAGAAACATCTACAGGCGATGAACTCTTTGAGGACATTAAATCGGATTATGACGTAG tTAAGCAGATGAACCAAAACCACGAAGACGAAGTGGCTCTGGCTATGCCGCCTCCCGTTCGAGGCTTGCGGAAAGCTATTAAtaataacaacaacatcACACCACGGTACGCTACCAGTAGTAGCAACAATAGATCACATCATAGAATCCCAGAACAAACAACAGAAACAAATTACAATCCTAACATCAATTTCATAGAAAGGTCACACTCCGATGCTAATAAAACAAAGCGCAAACATGCAAAAAAAGATTATCGACAGGGCACGTTCGATAATAGTGTGTTTAATACATCTTCCACGAACGATGAGGGAAGTGTATTTGACGGTTTGGATACCTTTGATGAAGAAAACGATTTTGATGATAGCATTGTAGAATCTCCTAAATCAACAAATATAAAGGGCGAATACATCGATGAAAGTGATTATAAAGATTATATGGATGACATTTTGTATGGTGATGATGTACCTGAAAAGTCATTCATGGATGACATAGACGACAGAGGATCTTTAGATCTTCTAGATGACAACGTTAACAAAAACTCACGTAAATATAAGTTTGATAATCTAGATCCTGAGCAAGAAAGTGAAAATGATCTACTGTTGGCAGGCTATGACGATAACGATGGCGATGATCCGTTCTACGAAGAAGAAAGTGAAGCCGATAATGAAGGAGATAAAGATTGGGTTGGTGTAAACGATGAAGATCTCGACGATGATATAGATAAGAAGCCTAGTGAGGATAATGCTATACGTAAAGATGAGAAGAACGCCGATGAATCGGCGCACAATGAACAGGGTGGGGAATATGTTAATCCAAATCATAACATGGATGATGATCCATTCTACGAAGAAGAAAGTGAAGCCGATAATGAAGGGGATAAAGATTGGGTTGGTGTAAACGATGAAGATCTCGACGATGATATAGATAAGAAGCCTAGTGAGGATAATGCTATACGTAAAGATGAGAAGAACGCCGATGAATCGGCGCACAATGAACAGGGTGGGGAATATGTTAATCCAAATCATAACATGGATGATGATCCATTCTACGAAGAAGAAAGTGAAGCCGATAATGAAGGGGATAAAGATTGGGTTGATGTAAACGATGAAGATCTAGACgatgatatagattctCCCCCAACCCACGAATTACCAGAGGATGCATCAATGGATGCAATGATGCATTTggaagatgaagatgatgaagatcATGGTGAAAATGAAGATGCTGATATAAATGAAGAAATAAATGATGTTGAATCACCAAGTGGTCTTGAATACTTGGGAGCTGGATATGATCTTTTGAAGGGCAACCCGATGGGTGATACAATTATACTATTAGATCCGGGTTATAGAGCAAGTGTCGTACAAATGCATTGGCGTGATGACGCTGAAGGGCTTTCAAACAGTCGCCATTTTATTCAACCGAAGGGGGCTTGGGTGCGACCTTATACGTCATGTCACAAGGGTGAAACGATTTCAGAGGTTGCAAAGACTCAATCTCTGGATAATGTTCTATCTGCTGATGCTTCAGTATCTGCATCTTTACCAGGAGATAAATTTAAGTTTGCTGCATCAGTCAACTATAACAACATAAAGAAGGCTTATGACTCCAAGGGCGTAAATACATATGTAAGCAGGTCATACTGTTTCAATTTTGTAGCGGGTATACCGATGTCTATTAAATGGGACACAACTCAAGCTTTCCAAGCCGCATTGAAAGGTTTGCCAAAAACATTTCAAGAAGAAGGCAATGGGTTGGTTTGCCACCCCTACGACTATCTTGTTCATCCACGTTCTCAGGCGTGCAAAGAGTTAGGAGTAACCGCATGGATGCAATTTTTCACTGTATTCGGCACGCACGTTACGACTAAAGTTTATCTTGGAGGGAAGATGCTTACTATCATTGAAACCAAATCATCCCAAGAAGCTGACCTGAAAAAGAAGGGCATTGACGTAAAAGCTGAACTGAGTGTCCAGGCTGAGGTAGCAACGGTTGATGCATCGGTTAACGCCAGCACGTCCAGCCTTCACAATAGAGATACAGAATCGTTGGATACTAAAAAGTCGATGTTTGTCATAGGAGGTGATATATACGGGGACGGGAATACTATCGTCTTCAATGACTGGGCTGCTACCGTTCCAGAAAATTCAATGCCCATAAAAGCTGAGTACACCCCGCTTGCAATGATAATGGGCCACGAATACATGAAAGCATACAATGATGCCTATCTGTTTTACGGAAAGGTGTCAGTGGGTGCCGTATAG
- a CDS encoding XRN 5'-3' exonuclease N-terminus family protein yields the protein MGVPGFFKWLAQRYPLICETYRGSVAEKDDAFRLLKSIERSDDQYETSSVPDGFDNLYLDVNGIIHNCSHSIEELSQGLRCEEDIFVLIFQYINNLVKIVRPRKLLYLAIDGVAPRAKIMQQRDRRFRSARDSNKNEVVFQTIQENNGIEKEPSDGDGDVNFKFDPIQITPGTPFMERLSVRLRFFAHMMIHENKAWKNLKIVVSGSDVPGEGEHKIMEYIRNDKSNRHDAARAGGTPQYISHCIYGLDADLIMLSLATHEPYVCLLREQVYFFNKQTNSRMMMNMNDYIFLHIGILREYILHDMVISPELRRQPRTIDRVVDDFVLMSMFMGNDFLPHGKFAKITDGGLNTYITLYSRYLEERYRSSPNGHIWLVTGCGEINCTNLLHFLNMLVKRESSRITDELHCGPDAGRGEAKRNGKSGKTEITVIDVANCCIMTDPSEFRAKYEGKPKSFAEWRSRYYMAKMGIASDVIVHKSTKSSDTESSPCTIPEVVRDYLEGIQWVMYYYYRGVPSWNWYLRCKYAPLLSDVRFFIQRMKQSYDRGGNRPRDCPANATTLSQVMQLKFEISEPVTPFQQLMMVMPPAAAHFLPTVFGNLMTDTESPLRKYYPEHFDIDMDDTNVQWGGVTLLPIVPPNLLLRLMNGALMSKGDEKFVVGPSGKLCYMESTKLTEDEKMRNCTGVARIYYHNADGKGTTIESPMETFTSIVNCQTTYSTFFNPTLKRGQTFPIELMMYNHELQKGYHAPSERGHNIWFPSLNSLPFEPYKRGGVQVFHMKSHFPSIYLWVKQPLHRGAVRNFASAKRSKYVVVGYPYQHIGRLEAIHTPYVTVKDGRIYAGKPKELANMLTSIKQELDKKGIVISHKCPDPSIPKDRSHETKHINTQLLLTIIRDIPGLDLSPNMPSVRTARSLGLDHICENVVVEYRVLDINLQDTSICGRSIVTFVRFVEHIDEGFPQMKRAVYRDESKSKTEAAISNNLNEMIALKNAIRQHEMTHGKYSKPCIKVICTMPGSLYGCVGSIHSVGNTFDEISAVFPIADYRVTLASNAAKMFENNSKIAAVVSAKTNVVWYGFKDICAMASIDTTTAMAVFHLLTTGQYHDDIGMNLVLWNEEKGCVMCLPGYTRCSEELLTDTRMSNPDTLLLGVQYSGAVLNLVSDYRDKFPELFEYFLKNDVKPNNSAKGGYRFHLNMDVVFTGTPEIIEFKTLQLLKYVKSQVFRRLKMVVGKYDCLTDEDIASISTIYDDQHAVDSSDKDSCKLVRVSHIKNLHIPSYHTGTVFMREEDITLGQCVVYINHNETVPLGTRGTVVGIYPQNADGTSVLFEVLLEKNSMGAGQLFGRCGNMRGIFVTIADIMSIYPNEPMEIDMWSAINQAHDRCNAQYISYV from the coding sequence ATGGGAGTTCCCGGATTTTTTAAATGGCTCGCGCAGCGGTATCCTCTTATATGCGAAACATACAGAGGATCCGTGGCGGAGAAGGATGACGCCTTCCGCCTTCTCAAGTCAATTGAAAGGTCGGATGACCAATATGAAACGTCCTCGGTGCCAGATGGTTTCGATAACCTCTACTTGGATGTTAATGGGATCATCCATAACTGCTCGCACAGCATAGAGGAGCTGAGCCAGGGATTACGATGTGAAGAGGATATATTCGTCCTGATATTCCAGTACATCAATAATCTTGTCAAGATTGTTAGACCGCGTAAGCTATTATATTTAGCAATTGATGGAGTTGCCCCGAGAGCTAAAATTATGCAACAACGTGATAGGCGCTTCAGAAGTGCTAGAGACAGTAATAAGAATGAAGTGGTATTTCAAACTATACAAGAAAACAATGGGATAGAAAAGGAGCCATCGGATGGGGATGGTGATGTTAATTTTAAATTCGATCCCATACAAATCACACCAGGAACACCGTTCATGGAAAGACTTTCCGTACGACTGCGCTTCTTTGCCCACATGATGATACATGAAAACAAGGCTTGGAAAAATTTGAAAATCGTCGTAAGCGGTTCAGACGTACCCGGAGAAGGTGAACATAAAATAATGGAATACATAAGAAATGATAAGTCCAATAGACATGATGCTGCAAGGGCAGGGGGAACTCCGCAATACATATcgcattgtatatatggtCTAGATGCTGATCTTATTATGTTATCACTGGCTACGCATGAGCCTTATGTATGCCTGCTACGTGAACAAGTCTACTTTTTCAACAAACAGACGAACTCAaggatgatgatgaatatgaaTGACTACATATTTCTGCATATTGGTATATTGAGGGAGTACATACTGCATGATATGGTTATTTCACCCGAGTTACGTAGGCAGCCTAGAACAATAGATAGGGTAGTGGATGATTTCGTACTAATGTCAATGTTTATGGGCAATGACTTTTTACCACACGGTAAATTTGCCAAAATAACAGATGGAGGACtcaatacatatataacattatattcaCGATATTTAGAAGAAAGGTACAGGTCATCCCCGAATGGCCATATATGGCTGGTCACAGGTTGTGGTGAAATAAATTGCACTAACCTGTTGCACTTCTTAAATATGCTGGTTAAACGGGAATCCAGTCGTATAACCGACGAGTTGCACTGTGGCCCAGATGCAGGAAGAGGCGAAGCCAAGCGTAATGGTAAAAGCGGGAAGACGGAAATAACTGTCATTGATGTGGCTAACTGCTGTATCATGACAGACCCATCGGAATTCAGAGCTAAATACGAAGGCAAGCCAAAATCATTTGCTGAATGGAGATCACGTTACTACATGGCTAAAATGGGAATAGCATCCGATGTGATCGTACATAAAAGCACAAAGAGTTCCGATACCGAATCATCACCATGTACCATACCAGAAGTAGTACGAGACTACCTCGAAGGCATCCAGTGGGTGATGTACTATTACTACAGAGGTGTACCCTCTTGGAACTGGTACCTCCGATGCAAGTATGCTCCACTACTCTCCGATGTTAGATTTTTTATTCAGAGGATGAAGCAATCTTACGACAGAGGTGGTAACCGACCCCGAGATTGCCCTGCCAATGCAACAACACTCTCACAAGTAATGCAGTTAAAATTTGAAATTTCAGAACCGGTGACTCCATTCCAGCAGCTAATGATGGTCATGCCACCTGCAGCAGCGCATTTCCTACCAACTGTGTTTGGCAATTTGATGACTGACACTGAATCGCCACTTCGGAAGTATTACCCGGAGCACtttgatattgatatggACGATACTAACGTACAATGGGGAGGGGTCACGCTTCTTCCAATAGTCCCGCCAAACTTGCTGTTGCGCCTCATGAACGGAGCACTAATGTCCAAAGGTGATGAAAAGTTCGTCGTAGGGCCTTCTGGAAAGCTCTgctatatggaatccaccAAACTGACAGAGGATGAGAAAATGAGGAATTGCACAGGTGTTGCGAGGATATACTACCACAATGCAGATGGAAAAGGGACAACCATAGAATCACCTATGGAAACCTTCACTTCTATTGTAAACTGCCAGACTACTTACAGCACATTCTTTAATCCTACCCTAAAACGAGGGCAAACGTTTCCCATAGAGCTCATGATGTATAACCACGAGTTGCAAAAGGGATATCATGCACCCAGCGAACGTGGTCATAACATTTGGTTTCCATCGCTCAACTCATTACCATTTGAACCATATAAGAGAGGCGGGGTCCAGGTGTTTCACATGAAGTCACATTTTCCCAGTATTTATTTATGGGTCAAGCAGCCACTGCATCGAGGCGCTGTGAGAAATTTTGCTAGTGCCAAAAGGTCTAAATATGTAGTTGTAGGTTACCCGTATCAACACATAGGAAGGCTTGAGGCGATACATACACCATATGTCACAGTCAAGGATGGACGAATATATGCAGGCAAGCCAAAGGAGCTTGCTAATATGTTAACTTCCATCAAACAAGAATTGGATAAAAAAGGCATAGTTATAAGTCACAAGTGCCCGGACCCTTCCATACCAAAGGATAGGAGCCATGAaacaaaacatataaacACACAATTGTTGCTCACAATTATTCGAGACATACCTGGTTTAGACTTATCACCAAATATGCCATCGGTACGTACAGCACGTTCCCTTGGGTTAGATCACATTTGCGAGAACGTGGTGGTCGAGTACCGGGTACTGGATATTAACCTACAGGACACGAGCATCTGTGGCAGATCCATCGTCACATTTGTAAGGTTCGTAGAGCATATCGATGAAGGATTTCCTCAGATGAAACGCGCTGTATACAGGGATGAATCCAAGTCAAAGACAGAGGCTGCGATATCGAATAACCTCAACGAGATGATAGCGTTAAAGAATGCAATCAGACAACATGAAATGACCCACGGAAAATATTCAAAACCGTGTATTAAAGTTATATGTACCATGCCAGGTTCATTGTATGGTTGCGTAGGCTCGATACACAGTGTTGGAAACACTTTCGACGAAATCAGCGCTGTTTTCCCAATAGCAGACTACCGGGTAACATTAGCATCCAATGCTGCTAAAATGTTCGAAAACAATTCAAAGATTGCAGCTGTGGTGTCAGCTAAGACAAACGTCGTATGGTACGGTTTTAAGGATATATGTGCTATGGCAAGCATTGACACTACAACTGCCATGGCAGTATTCCACCTACTCACGACAGGGCAGTACCATGACGATATTGGTATGAACTTAGTGTTGTGGAATGAAGAAAAGGGATGTGTTATGTGCTTGCCAGGATACACTAGGTGCAGCGAGGAGTTGCTGACTGATACAAGGATGTCTAATCCTGATACCCTGCTACTTGGTGTCCAATATTCGGGTGCAGTATTAAACTTGGTATCAGATTATCGCGACAAATTTCCTGAGTTGTTTGAGTATTTTTTGAAAAACGATGTCAAGCCTAATAATTCCGCAAAAGGAGGTTATAGATTCCACTTGAACATGGATGTCGTTTTCACTGGGACGCCAGAGATCATTGAGTTCAAGACGTTGCAGTTGTTGAAATATGTTAAATCGCAAGTATTCAGAAGATTGAAAATGGTGGTCGGTAAATACGACTGCCTTACGGATGAAGATATTGCTTCTATAAgcactatatatgatgacCAGCACGCCGTGGATTCTAGTGACAAGGATAGCTGTAAACTTGTAAGGGTTTCACATATCAAAAATCTGCATATACCCTCGTATCATACAGGTACCGTCTTTATGCGCGAAGAGGATATTACACTGGGTCAATGCGTAGTATACATTAACCACAATGAGACAGTACCATTGGGAACGCGCGGAACCGTCGTTGGGATCTATCCACAAAATGCAGATGGAACGTCAGTATTATTTGAAGTGTTGCTGGAAAAGAATTCCATGGGTGCTGGTCAACTCTTCGGTCGTTGTGGCAACATGCGAGGTATTTTTGTTACCATCGCTGATATTATGTCGATTTATCCTAATGAACCAATGGAAATAGATATGTGGTCAGCGATTAACCAAGCTCACGATAGGTGCAACGCTCAATACATTAGTTACGTCTAA